The following coding sequences lie in one Leucobacter allii genomic window:
- the acs gene encoding acetate--CoA ligase: protein MSDQHGTIESHPLQQPEGVETFPPADAFRAQANVNDPGVYWRAAEDPEAYWAERARQLAWSKPFTEILDWSNPPFAKWFQDGELNVAANCLDRHVAAGLGERVAIHFEGEPGDTRTITYAELTHEVKRAANMLTSLGVSAGDRVAIYMPMIPETVVAMLAVARLGAAHSVVFGGFSAESLRARIDDAQAELVITADGGYRKGRVSALKPTVDDALALGGGGSSVRRVLVVERGGNEIAWTEGRDLWWHEEITAFDGDHSPQGFPAENPLFILYTSGTTGKPKGILHTSGGYLTQAAATHRDVFDLKPETDVYWCTADIGWITGHSYVVYGPLANGATQVMYEGTPETPDWGRWWSIIQKYGVSIFYTAPTAIRACMKVGRQVPEQYDLSSIRVLGSVGEPINPEAWRWYREVIGAGTAPIVDTWWQTETGAIMISPLPGLTTLKPGSAQVPQPGISATVVSEEGEPVGNGQGGLLVVQRPWPSMVRTIWGDDQRFIDTYWAKFGDRYFAGDGARLDEDGDVWLLGRVDDVMNVSGHRLSTAEIESALVEHHAVAESAVVGADDETTGQAVVAFVILKSQQTLLDAEDPDAAEAALKKHVAAQIGAIARPRQIFIVAELPKTRSGKIMRRLLKDAAEGKEIGDTTTLADTMVMQTISDRVRAERGA, encoded by the coding sequence ATGTCTGATCAGCACGGCACAATCGAAAGCCACCCCCTGCAGCAGCCCGAGGGGGTCGAGACCTTCCCGCCCGCGGACGCGTTCCGCGCGCAGGCGAACGTCAACGACCCCGGCGTCTACTGGCGGGCCGCGGAGGATCCCGAGGCGTACTGGGCCGAACGGGCGCGCCAGCTCGCGTGGTCCAAGCCCTTCACCGAGATCCTCGACTGGTCGAACCCGCCCTTCGCGAAGTGGTTCCAGGACGGCGAGCTCAACGTGGCCGCCAACTGCCTGGACCGTCACGTGGCCGCGGGCCTCGGCGAGCGCGTCGCGATCCACTTCGAGGGCGAGCCGGGCGACACCCGCACGATCACCTACGCCGAGCTCACGCACGAGGTGAAGCGGGCCGCGAACATGCTCACGAGCCTCGGCGTCTCGGCCGGCGACCGCGTCGCGATCTACATGCCGATGATCCCGGAGACCGTCGTCGCGATGCTCGCGGTCGCCCGCCTGGGCGCGGCCCACTCGGTCGTCTTCGGCGGCTTCAGCGCAGAGAGCCTGCGCGCCCGCATCGACGACGCCCAGGCCGAGCTCGTCATCACCGCCGACGGCGGCTACCGCAAGGGCCGCGTCTCGGCGCTGAAGCCGACCGTGGACGATGCGCTCGCGCTCGGCGGGGGCGGCTCGAGCGTTCGCCGCGTCCTCGTCGTCGAGCGGGGCGGCAACGAGATCGCCTGGACCGAGGGCCGGGACCTCTGGTGGCACGAGGAGATCACGGCGTTCGACGGGGACCACTCGCCGCAGGGCTTCCCCGCGGAGAACCCGCTCTTCATCCTGTACACCTCGGGCACCACGGGCAAGCCGAAGGGCATTCTGCACACCTCGGGCGGCTACCTCACCCAGGCCGCCGCGACGCACCGAGACGTCTTCGATCTCAAGCCCGAGACCGACGTCTACTGGTGCACGGCGGACATCGGCTGGATCACGGGGCACAGCTACGTCGTCTACGGCCCGCTCGCCAACGGCGCCACCCAGGTGATGTACGAGGGCACGCCGGAGACGCCCGACTGGGGTCGCTGGTGGTCCATCATCCAGAAGTACGGCGTGTCGATCTTCTACACCGCGCCGACCGCGATCCGCGCCTGCATGAAGGTGGGCCGGCAGGTGCCCGAGCAGTACGACCTCTCCTCGATCCGCGTGCTCGGCTCGGTGGGCGAGCCCATCAACCCGGAGGCGTGGCGCTGGTACCGGGAGGTCATCGGCGCCGGCACCGCACCTATCGTCGACACGTGGTGGCAGACGGAGACCGGCGCGATCATGATCTCCCCGCTGCCCGGTCTCACCACGCTGAAGCCCGGCAGCGCGCAGGTGCCGCAGCCCGGCATCTCGGCGACGGTCGTCAGCGAGGAGGGCGAGCCCGTCGGCAACGGGCAGGGCGGCCTGCTCGTGGTGCAACGGCCGTGGCCGTCGATGGTGCGCACCATCTGGGGTGACGATCAGCGCTTCATCGACACCTACTGGGCGAAGTTCGGCGACCGCTACTTCGCGGGCGACGGGGCGCGCCTCGACGAGGACGGGGACGTGTGGCTCCTCGGCCGCGTCGATGACGTGATGAACGTGTCGGGGCACCGGCTCTCGACGGCGGAGATCGAGTCCGCGCTCGTCGAGCACCACGCCGTCGCCGAATCGGCCGTCGTCGGCGCCGATGACGAGACCACCGGTCAGGCGGTCGTCGCCTTCGTGATCCTGAAGTCCCAGCAGACGCTCCTCGACGCCGAGGACCCGGATGCGGCCGAGGCGGCGCTCAAGAAGCACGTCGCGGCGCAGATCGGCGCGATCGCGCGCCCCCGGCAGATCTTCATTGTCGCCGAGCTGCCGAAGACGCGCTCGGGCAAGATCATGCGCCGCCTGCTCAAGGACGCGGCCGAGGGCAAGGAGATCGGCGACACGACGACCCTCGCCGACACGATGGTCATGCAGACGATCTCCGACCGCGTCCGCGCCGAGCGGGGCGCGTAG
- the recR gene encoding recombination mediator RecR yields MYDGIVQDLIDEFGRLPGIGPKSAQRIAFHILQTQNFDVSRLAELLVDVREKVRFCEICGNITEQELCSICRDPRRDPTLICVVEEPKDVVAIERTRQYRGRYHVLGGAISPIDGIGPDDLSIPALMRRIGEGEVQEVIIATDPNLEGEATAAYLSRLLTSIEVPVSRLASGLPVGGDLEFADEVTLGRAFEGRRKVE; encoded by the coding sequence GTGTACGACGGCATCGTCCAAGACCTGATCGACGAGTTCGGCAGGCTCCCCGGCATCGGCCCGAAGTCGGCGCAGCGCATCGCGTTCCACATCCTCCAGACGCAGAACTTCGACGTCTCCCGCCTCGCCGAGCTGCTCGTCGACGTGCGCGAGAAGGTGCGCTTCTGCGAGATCTGCGGCAACATCACGGAACAGGAGCTGTGCTCCATCTGCCGCGACCCGCGCCGCGATCCGACCCTCATCTGCGTCGTCGAGGAGCCGAAGGATGTCGTCGCGATCGAGCGGACGCGGCAGTACCGGGGCCGCTACCACGTGCTCGGCGGCGCGATCAGCCCGATCGACGGCATCGGGCCAGACGACCTCAGCATCCCGGCCCTCATGCGCCGCATCGGCGAAGGCGAGGTGCAGGAGGTCATCATCGCGACCGACCCGAACCTCGAGGGCGAGGCCACCGCCGCCTATCTCTCGCGCCTGCTCACGAGCATCGAGGTCCCCGTCTCCCGCCTGGCCTCGGGCCTGCCCGTCGGCGGCGATCTCGAGTTCGCCGACGAGGTGACGCTCGGCCGGGCGTTCGAGGGGCGTCGCAAGGTCGAGTGA
- a CDS encoding RidA family protein, translating into MASAIEERLADLGLEIPEVAAAVAAYVPALRDGDYVYTAGQLPFVDGALPETGKVGAAEGLVSPERAEELAQLCALNALAAVRGVIGSLDRIVQVVKVTAFVASDPSFTGQPAVANGASVFLGKVFGDLGIHVRSAVGVAVLPLDAPVEIEFVFKVAD; encoded by the coding sequence ATGGCGTCTGCGATCGAAGAACGGCTCGCCGATCTCGGCCTCGAGATCCCCGAGGTCGCCGCGGCCGTGGCCGCCTACGTGCCCGCGCTGCGCGACGGCGACTACGTCTACACGGCGGGCCAGCTGCCCTTCGTGGACGGCGCCCTCCCCGAGACGGGGAAGGTGGGTGCGGCGGAGGGCCTCGTCTCGCCCGAGCGCGCCGAGGAGCTCGCGCAGCTGTGCGCGCTCAACGCGCTCGCGGCCGTGCGCGGCGTCATCGGCTCCCTCGACCGCATCGTGCAGGTCGTGAAGGTCACCGCCTTCGTGGCCTCCGACCCGTCCTTCACGGGGCAGCCCGCGGTCGCGAACGGCGCCTCGGTGTTCCTGGGCAAGGTCTTCGGGGATCTCGGGATCCACGTGCGCTCCGCCGTGGGCGTGGCGGTGCTGCCGCTCGACGCGCCCGTCGAGATCGAGTTCGTCTTCAAGGTCGCCGACTGA
- a CDS encoding aspartate-semialdehyde dehydrogenase produces the protein MAEQQGYSVAVVGATGQVGAVMRRLLDERDFPISELRFFSSARSAGSVLEFRGREITVEDVDTADKSGIDIALFSAGGAASKRYAPAFAEAGAIVIDNSSAWRLDPEVPLVVSEVNPHAIDGVVTAGRGIIANPNCTTMAAMPVMKALDAEAGLERLVVTTFQAVSGSGLAGARELAGQAVAAVEAGGIERLVHDGSAVAFPAPEIYTKTIAFDVLPLAGSIVEDGEGETDEEKKLRNESRKILELPELLVAGTCVRVPVFTGHSLSVNAEFARPISADRAREVLAAAPGVELSDVPTPLEAAGRDPSFVGRIREDQSAPAGKGLALFISNDNLRKGAALNAVQIAEIVAEKLAA, from the coding sequence ATGGCTGAACAGCAGGGCTACTCCGTCGCCGTCGTCGGCGCCACCGGCCAGGTCGGCGCCGTGATGCGCCGCCTCCTCGACGAGCGCGACTTCCCCATCTCCGAGCTCCGATTCTTCTCCAGCGCGCGCTCGGCGGGCAGCGTGCTCGAGTTCCGCGGTCGCGAGATCACGGTCGAGGACGTCGACACCGCCGACAAGAGCGGCATCGATATCGCGCTCTTCTCCGCGGGCGGTGCGGCCTCGAAGCGCTACGCCCCCGCGTTCGCCGAGGCCGGCGCCATCGTCATCGACAACTCGAGCGCCTGGCGCCTCGACCCCGAGGTGCCGCTCGTCGTCAGTGAGGTCAACCCCCACGCGATCGACGGCGTCGTGACCGCGGGCCGCGGCATCATCGCGAACCCGAACTGCACCACGATGGCCGCGATGCCCGTCATGAAGGCGCTCGACGCCGAGGCGGGGCTCGAGCGCCTCGTCGTCACGACCTTCCAGGCGGTGTCGGGATCCGGCCTCGCCGGCGCCCGCGAGCTCGCCGGGCAGGCCGTCGCCGCCGTCGAGGCCGGCGGCATCGAGCGGCTCGTGCACGACGGTTCGGCCGTCGCGTTCCCCGCCCCCGAGATCTACACGAAGACCATCGCGTTCGACGTGCTGCCGCTCGCCGGCTCCATCGTGGAGGACGGCGAGGGCGAGACCGACGAGGAGAAGAAGCTCCGCAACGAGAGCCGCAAGATCCTCGAGCTGCCCGAGCTGCTGGTAGCGGGCACCTGCGTGCGCGTGCCCGTCTTCACCGGTCACTCGCTGTCGGTCAACGCGGAGTTCGCCCGGCCGATCTCGGCCGACCGCGCTCGCGAGGTGCTCGCGGCCGCGCCCGGCGTGGAGCTCAGCGACGTGCCGACGCCCCTCGAGGCCGCCGGTCGCGACCCGTCCTTCGTGGGCCGCATCCGCGAGGATCAGTCGGCGCCCGCGGGCAAGGGGCTCGCCCTCTTCATCTCGAACGACAACCTGCGCAAGGGCGCGGCGCTCAACGCCGTGCAGATCGCCGAGATCGTCGCGGAGAAGCTCGCCGCCTGA
- a CDS encoding metallophosphoesterase, whose translation MRASRTAAVALGAAAAGVAVWSTVIERRLFTLRRHTLPLLAAGAEPLRVLQLSDLHLAPWQANKIDWVRSLAELRPDLVVLTGDLMGHREARFALLHALRPLLERTPTVYVHGSNDYYGPILKNPVKYLLEPSRKNTRTPDLDTEALSRGLADLGAVSLNNAATRLTLRDTPLELFGLGDPHIRYDDPAAMRAARAALPSEEDAAASAAAPLQLGVVHAPYQAALGELLDEGAELILAGHTHGGQVRVPGVGALTANCDLPTAQARGLSVWYDAERAAFLNVSAGLGNSIYAPVRFACRPEASLLTLEAAR comes from the coding sequence ATGCGCGCCTCCCGCACCGCTGCGGTCGCCCTCGGGGCGGCCGCAGCGGGCGTCGCCGTCTGGTCCACCGTCATCGAACGCCGCCTCTTCACGCTCCGCCGCCACACGCTCCCCCTCCTCGCGGCGGGGGCCGAGCCGCTTCGCGTACTGCAGCTCTCGGACCTGCACCTCGCCCCGTGGCAGGCGAACAAGATCGACTGGGTGCGCTCGCTCGCCGAGCTGCGCCCCGATCTCGTCGTGCTCACGGGCGACCTCATGGGGCACCGCGAGGCGCGCTTCGCGCTGCTGCACGCGCTGCGCCCGCTCCTCGAGCGCACCCCGACCGTCTACGTGCACGGCTCGAACGACTACTACGGGCCCATCCTCAAGAATCCGGTGAAGTACCTCCTCGAGCCGAGCCGCAAGAACACGCGAACCCCGGATCTCGACACGGAGGCGCTGAGCCGCGGCCTCGCCGACCTCGGCGCGGTCTCGCTCAACAACGCCGCGACGCGGCTGACGCTGCGGGACACCCCGCTCGAGCTCTTCGGACTGGGCGACCCGCACATCCGCTACGACGACCCCGCGGCGATGCGGGCCGCGCGCGCCGCCCTGCCCTCGGAGGAGGACGCGGCGGCATCGGCGGCCGCCCCGCTCCAGCTCGGCGTCGTCCACGCCCCCTACCAGGCCGCGCTCGGCGAGCTCCTCGACGAGGGGGCCGAGCTCATCCTCGCGGGCCACACGCACGGTGGCCAGGTCCGCGTTCCCGGCGTGGGCGCCCTCACCGCCAACTGCGACCTGCCGACGGCGCAGGCGCGCGGCCTGAGCGTCTGGTACGACGCCGAACGCGCCGCGTTCCTCAACGTCAGCGCGGGCCTCGGCAACTCGATCTACGCGCCCGTCCGCTTCGCGTGCCGGCCCGAGGCCTCGCTGCTCACGCTCGAAGCCGCGCGCTGA
- a CDS encoding aspartate kinase produces the protein MALIVQKFGGSSVADAESVKRVAKRIVETRRAGNEVVVAVSAMGDTTDELLDLAAECTPIPAPRELDMLLTAGERISMALLAMTIKGMGIEALSFTGSQAGMITTAEHGSAKIVDVTPGRVREALDGGAIAIVAGFQGFSRDSRDITTLGRGGSDTTAVALAAALGADVCEIYTDVDGVFTTDPRVVPLARKIDAITAEEMLELAASGAKVLHLRAVEYARRHGVVLHVRSSFSDEPGTIVYDPAKGHPKGDQVEEPIITGIAAEKSEAKITVGGVPDVPGKAAQIFEIVAKTNANIDMIVQNVSAAQTNRTDISFTVPLGDGRKVIEALEAERAQLEFESLQYDDQIAKVAVVGAGMRTSTGVSAQLFRTLFEAGINIEMISTSEIRISVVTRADLMDKAVRVLHTAFGLDADSEATVYAGTGR, from the coding sequence GTGGCATTGATCGTGCAGAAATTCGGGGGATCGTCCGTCGCGGACGCCGAGAGCGTCAAGCGCGTCGCGAAGCGCATCGTGGAGACCCGCCGAGCCGGCAACGAAGTGGTCGTCGCCGTGAGCGCGATGGGGGACACCACGGACGAACTGCTGGATCTCGCCGCCGAGTGCACCCCGATCCCCGCCCCGCGCGAACTCGACATGCTCCTCACCGCCGGCGAGCGGATCTCGATGGCGCTGCTCGCGATGACGATCAAGGGGATGGGGATCGAAGCCCTCTCCTTCACCGGCAGCCAGGCCGGCATGATCACGACCGCCGAGCACGGCTCCGCCAAGATCGTCGACGTCACCCCGGGCCGCGTCCGCGAGGCGCTCGACGGGGGAGCGATCGCCATCGTCGCCGGTTTCCAGGGCTTCAGCCGCGACTCCCGCGACATCACCACGCTCGGCCGCGGCGGCTCCGACACGACCGCCGTGGCGCTCGCCGCCGCTCTCGGCGCCGACGTGTGCGAGATCTACACCGACGTCGACGGGGTCTTCACCACGGACCCCCGAGTCGTGCCGCTCGCGCGCAAGATCGACGCCATCACCGCCGAGGAGATGCTCGAGCTCGCCGCATCCGGCGCGAAGGTGCTGCACCTGCGCGCCGTCGAGTACGCGCGGCGGCACGGCGTCGTGCTGCACGTCCGCTCGTCGTTCTCCGACGAACCGGGAACCATCGTCTACGACCCCGCCAAGGGGCATCCGAAGGGAGATCAGGTGGAAGAGCCGATCATCACGGGCATCGCCGCGGAGAAGAGCGAAGCGAAGATCACCGTCGGCGGGGTGCCGGACGTCCCGGGCAAGGCCGCGCAGATCTTCGAGATCGTCGCCAAGACGAACGCGAACATCGACATGATCGTGCAGAACGTCTCGGCCGCGCAGACCAACCGCACCGACATCTCCTTCACCGTGCCGCTCGGCGACGGCCGCAAGGTCATCGAGGCGCTGGAGGCCGAGCGCGCCCAGCTGGAGTTCGAGAGCCTGCAGTACGACGACCAGATCGCCAAGGTCGCGGTCGTCGGCGCCGGCATGCGCACGAGCACCGGCGTGTCCGCGCAGCTCTTCCGCACGCTCTTCGAGGCCGGCATCAACATCGAGATGATCTCCACCTCGGAGATCCGCATCTCCGTCGTCACCCGCGCCGACCTCATGGACAAGGCCGTGCGCGTGCTGCACACCGCCTTCGGCCTCGACGCCGACTCCGAGGCGACCGTCTACGCCGGCACCGGCCGCTGA
- a CDS encoding DUF4177 domain-containing protein, whose protein sequence is MSESTEAPRWEYFVTPLLLHNEAQILNNWGAQGWELVQIIEGPAGGNVAYMKRKA, encoded by the coding sequence GTGAGCGAATCGACCGAAGCGCCGCGCTGGGAGTACTTCGTCACGCCGCTGCTGCTGCACAACGAGGCCCAGATCCTGAACAACTGGGGCGCCCAGGGATGGGAACTCGTGCAGATCATCGAGGGGCCCGCCGGCGGCAACGTCGCCTACATGAAGAGGAAGGCCTGA
- a CDS encoding transglycosylase domain-containing protein — MTRQTFKSSRVRSVKPRSAGGALGGILGAIAMSAIAGVLVTAAVTPVVAFSGTAANTAVDIFNKLPDHLDPGQLAEPSTLYATGSDGVSYELATFYDQDRETVAWDSISQFVKDAAVAEEDPRFYTHGGVDVLATSRALLQNAAGQNLSGASTITMQYVRNVLIQEAYAIPDKEKRDAAYKDAMRQDMDRKLKEMKLAISIEKQFSKDDILLGYLNIALYGRQIYGIESAAQYYYGKSAQDVTLAEAASLVAIVNNPSLYQLDVEENIPANKERRDKILASMLSHGKITQAQYDEAVATEIATNITPRVAGCNVAEANFGLGHFCDYVLRYIKQDPNFGETATEREFNFSRGGYKIYTTIDLDMQAAGLQATHENVPALMEGIDVGSASVSTQVGTGRVLAMVQNKPFNNAEDFLASNPEYTTVNYNTDEEYGGSSGFQVGSTFKPITLAEWIRTGHSVRDIVNVNGRSVQENSFSASCLVDGVYGYGSFTFSNDNDGTKGNQPVLTAIAQSVNGGLVSMQQKMDLCGTFETAQNLGIHRASDQPVWTQEEADLGYVSQDLVGQIKVPTLHQESRDLSMVPSNVYGGIDEIAPITMAAAYGAFAGDGTVCTPVPIDAIVDSDDDPVPFTKSECTQGIAPEVAAGVAYALNYTVNNGLARHAQSWSGVPHLAKTGTTDDVVDNWTVGSSTTVSTATWVGNAGPVQRADGSWGRVSTMGFGGLMTADQSIWPAIMNVADNKYGGTAFPEPSESSLRVTTVKVPDLKGLSFEDASKQLEQLGFTVSDGGEIDSSVAQGMVASTDPAAGTDAQLGTGVTVYRSNGQAATIPDGLVGSSGNDAKSTLNSAGFSNVDFVCEAGGKDNPKKDKVTAVSPASGTEARTSSQVTLTLKCDD, encoded by the coding sequence ATGACCCGTCAGACATTCAAGTCCTCGCGCGTGCGTTCGGTGAAACCGCGCAGCGCGGGCGGAGCCCTCGGCGGCATCCTCGGAGCCATCGCCATGAGCGCCATCGCCGGCGTCCTCGTCACCGCGGCCGTCACGCCCGTCGTCGCCTTCAGCGGCACCGCGGCGAACACCGCCGTCGACATCTTCAACAAGCTGCCGGATCATCTCGATCCCGGCCAGCTCGCGGAGCCGTCGACCCTCTACGCGACCGGCTCGGACGGCGTGAGCTACGAGCTCGCGACGTTCTACGACCAGGACCGCGAGACCGTCGCGTGGGACAGCATCTCCCAGTTCGTGAAGGACGCGGCGGTGGCCGAGGAGGACCCCCGCTTCTACACCCATGGCGGGGTCGACGTGCTCGCGACGAGCCGCGCGCTGCTGCAGAACGCCGCGGGTCAGAACCTCTCCGGCGCCTCGACGATCACGATGCAGTACGTGCGCAACGTGCTCATCCAGGAGGCCTACGCGATCCCCGACAAGGAGAAGCGGGACGCGGCCTACAAGGACGCGATGCGCCAGGACATGGACCGCAAGCTCAAGGAGATGAAGCTTGCGATCAGCATCGAGAAGCAGTTCTCCAAGGACGACATCCTCCTGGGGTACCTGAACATCGCGCTGTACGGCCGGCAGATCTACGGCATCGAATCGGCGGCGCAGTACTACTACGGCAAGTCGGCGCAGGACGTGACGCTCGCTGAGGCCGCGAGCCTCGTGGCCATCGTGAACAACCCCTCGCTCTACCAGCTCGACGTCGAGGAGAACATCCCGGCGAACAAGGAGCGCCGCGACAAGATCCTCGCGAGCATGCTGAGCCACGGCAAGATCACGCAGGCGCAGTACGACGAGGCGGTCGCCACTGAGATCGCGACGAACATCACCCCGCGCGTCGCGGGCTGCAACGTCGCCGAGGCGAACTTCGGCCTCGGCCACTTCTGCGACTACGTGCTGCGCTACATCAAGCAGGACCCGAACTTCGGCGAGACCGCCACCGAGCGCGAGTTCAACTTCAGCCGGGGCGGCTACAAGATCTACACGACGATCGACCTCGACATGCAGGCCGCGGGTCTCCAGGCTACGCACGAGAACGTTCCCGCCCTGATGGAGGGCATCGACGTCGGATCGGCGAGCGTGAGCACGCAGGTGGGCACCGGCCGCGTGCTCGCCATGGTGCAGAACAAGCCGTTCAACAACGCCGAGGACTTCCTCGCCTCGAATCCCGAATACACGACGGTGAACTACAACACCGACGAGGAGTACGGCGGCTCGAGCGGCTTCCAGGTCGGCTCGACCTTCAAGCCGATCACCCTCGCCGAGTGGATCCGCACGGGGCACTCCGTGCGCGACATCGTGAACGTCAACGGCCGCTCGGTGCAGGAGAACTCCTTCTCGGCGTCCTGCCTCGTCGACGGGGTGTACGGCTACGGCAGCTTCACCTTCTCGAACGACAACGACGGTACCAAGGGCAACCAACCGGTACTCACCGCGATCGCGCAGTCGGTGAACGGCGGCCTCGTCTCCATGCAGCAGAAGATGGACCTCTGCGGCACCTTCGAGACCGCGCAGAACCTCGGCATCCACCGCGCCTCCGACCAGCCGGTGTGGACCCAGGAAGAGGCGGACCTCGGGTACGTGAGCCAGGACCTGGTCGGGCAGATCAAGGTGCCGACGCTGCACCAGGAGTCGCGCGATCTCTCCATGGTGCCCTCGAACGTCTACGGCGGCATCGACGAGATCGCCCCGATCACCATGGCCGCGGCCTACGGCGCCTTCGCGGGCGACGGCACGGTCTGCACGCCCGTGCCGATCGACGCGATCGTCGACTCCGATGACGACCCGGTGCCCTTTACCAAGAGCGAATGCACCCAGGGCATCGCCCCCGAGGTGGCCGCCGGCGTCGCATACGCGCTGAATTACACGGTCAACAACGGACTCGCACGGCACGCGCAATCATGGAGCGGCGTGCCGCATCTCGCGAAGACGGGCACGACGGACGACGTCGTGGACAACTGGACCGTCGGCTCGAGCACCACCGTGTCGACCGCGACCTGGGTCGGCAACGCCGGACCCGTGCAGCGTGCCGACGGCAGCTGGGGACGCGTCTCCACGATGGGCTTCGGCGGTCTCATGACCGCGGATCAGAGCATCTGGCCAGCCATCATGAACGTCGCCGATAACAAGTACGGCGGCACGGCCTTCCCGGAGCCCTCCGAGTCCTCGCTGCGGGTCACGACGGTGAAGGTGCCCGACCTGAAGGGCCTCTCCTTCGAGGACGCCTCGAAGCAGCTCGAGCAGCTCGGCTTCACGGTGTCCGACGGCGGGGAGATCGACTCCTCCGTCGCCCAGGGCATGGTGGCGAGTACCGACCCCGCGGCCGGCACCGACGCCCAGCTCGGCACGGGCGTGACCGTCTACCGCAGCAACGGCCAGGCGGCCACGATCCCCGACGGGCTCGTCGGCTCGAGCGGCAACGACGCGAAGTCGACGCTGAACAGCGCCGGGTTCTCGAACGTCGACTTCGTCTGCGAGGCCGGCGGCAAGGACAACCCGAAGAAGGACAAGGTCACGGCCGTGAGCCCCGCGAGCGGCACGGAGGCGCGCACGAGCTCGCAGGTCACCCTGACGCTGAAGTGCGACGACTAG
- a CDS encoding CpaF family protein has product MTLLPQQASRSARLGSAARRALGALGGMLDEPELRDLVVQVRDGAGAAWADRGGGLRPVPEWRASADEVHRTAVALIAAGGRHLDELSPCADVRLGEGIRVHAVLPPIAAEGAAISIRVPRPRPPGFAELVRGGLCGPRVAAALHGAILHRRNLLLTGGTGSGKTTLLAALLDLVPAHERILTIEDVAELRLRHPHVVGLEARQANSEGVGEITLDRLLREALRMRPDRIVLGECRGAELSTLLSALNTGHDGSAGTLHASRLPDVPARLEALGALAGLGPPALARQAVSAVHAIVHLERGARGHRVTALGRLVLRDGGALAVVEVAP; this is encoded by the coding sequence ATGACCCTTCTCCCGCAGCAGGCGTCCCGCAGCGCGCGACTCGGCTCCGCGGCGCGGCGCGCGCTCGGCGCGCTCGGCGGCATGCTCGACGAGCCGGAGCTGCGCGATCTCGTCGTGCAGGTGCGCGACGGCGCGGGCGCCGCCTGGGCCGATCGCGGCGGCGGGCTCCGCCCCGTGCCGGAGTGGCGCGCGAGCGCCGATGAGGTGCACCGGACCGCGGTCGCGCTCATCGCCGCGGGCGGGCGGCACCTCGACGAGCTCTCGCCCTGCGCCGATGTCAGGCTGGGGGAGGGGATCCGCGTGCACGCCGTGCTGCCGCCGATCGCGGCGGAGGGCGCGGCGATCTCGATCCGCGTACCGCGCCCCAGGCCTCCCGGATTCGCCGAGCTCGTACGCGGCGGGCTCTGCGGCCCCCGGGTCGCGGCCGCGCTGCACGGCGCGATCCTGCACCGCCGCAATCTGCTGCTCACGGGAGGCACCGGGAGCGGGAAGACGACGCTCCTCGCCGCGCTCCTGGATCTCGTGCCCGCGCACGAGCGGATTCTCACCATCGAGGACGTCGCCGAGCTGCGGCTCCGCCACCCGCACGTCGTCGGCCTGGAGGCGCGCCAGGCGAACTCCGAGGGGGTCGGCGAGATCACGCTCGACCGGCTGCTGCGGGAGGCGCTGCGCATGCGGCCCGACCGGATCGTGCTCGGCGAGTGCCGCGGTGCGGAGCTGTCGACGCTCCTCTCGGCGCTCAACACGGGCCATGACGGGAGCGCGGGGACCCTGCACGCGAGCCGGCTCCCGGACGTGCCGGCGCGCCTCGAGGCGCTCGGAGCGCTGGCCGGTCTCGGCCCGCCGGCGCTCGCGCGCCAGGCGGTCTCCGCGGTGCACGCGATCGTGCACCTCGAGCGCGGGGCGCGCGGGCATCGGGTGACCGCGCTCGGTCGGCTCGTGCTGCGCGACGGCGGCGCTCTGGCGGTCGTCGAGGTGGCGCCGTGA